In the genome of Achromobacter sp. MFA1 R4, the window ACTGGACGGGCGCAGCTTTGCCATCACGGTCGAAGACCTGGGCATGCGCAGCCGCTTCATCGTGCGCGACGGGGCTTTCCGGCCGCTCTGGAGCCGCGGCGCGGCCGAGGCGGCCGCCGACCTGGAACTGGGCGCCAAGCTGGCCGACTTTTTGGCGCTGATGCGCGCGCAGACCGACGCCGACACCTTGTTCTTCCAGCGCCGCCTGCGCATCGCGGGCGATACGGAGCTGGGCCTGATCGTGAAGAACTGGCTGGACGCGGCGCCCCGGCCCGCGTGGTTGCAGCGCATGAGCGGCGGGGTGGGCGGCGGGGTGGGGGGCGGGGTTGGCGGGTAATGGTCCGGGATCGCCGGCTAGTGCCGCCGCGCGCATCGTGGGGTATGGTTACGTGCGCCCGTCCAAC includes:
- a CDS encoding SCP2 domain-containing protein; this translates as MSAALNLPPLLARLGRRVPGPFVSLHFAAGLELARRLKWLEPPAELDGRSFAITVEDLGMRSRFIVRDGAFRPLWSRGAAEAAADLELGAKLADFLALMRAQTDADTLFFQRRLRIAGDTELGLIVKNWLDAAPRPAWLQRMSGGVGGGVGGGVGG